The following are from one region of the Desulfonatronum thioautotrophicum genome:
- the pssA gene encoding CDP-diacylglycerol--serine O-phosphatidyltransferase → MNRPNQPICKGVYLLPNLFTTASLFSGFLGIIWAIEGLFVHCALAILVSCVLDGLDGMVARLTRSSSDFGVQLDSLADLVAFGVTPAIMVYMWQLQNYGRLGLLASFLIVACGALRLARFNVQCGKVSQKYFIGLPIPAAACVLATLVLFSTQSPAFLEGTYGMITLVLVYVLSFLMVSRVRYPSLKEFDGIRTYPFRTTVVAMLIFVVIASEPKIIGFLFFLAYLLSGLILSFLILPYRKVRLLGESHQELP, encoded by the coding sequence GTGAATCGACCCAATCAGCCCATTTGCAAGGGGGTTTACCTCCTTCCGAATCTCTTCACCACAGCCAGTCTGTTCTCCGGATTTCTCGGGATCATCTGGGCCATTGAAGGTTTATTCGTCCACTGCGCCCTGGCCATTCTCGTCAGTTGTGTCCTTGACGGCTTGGACGGGATGGTCGCCAGGCTGACACGTTCCAGCAGCGATTTTGGTGTTCAACTGGATTCCCTGGCCGATCTGGTCGCCTTTGGCGTGACGCCGGCAATCATGGTCTACATGTGGCAATTGCAGAACTATGGGCGACTGGGGTTACTGGCGTCATTCCTGATTGTGGCCTGTGGAGCACTGCGCCTGGCCAGATTCAATGTCCAATGCGGCAAGGTCTCTCAGAAATACTTTATTGGATTGCCGATTCCGGCGGCGGCCTGCGTATTGGCCACCCTGGTTCTGTTCAGCACGCAATCCCCGGCTTTTCTTGAAGGCACCTACGGCATGATCACTCTGGTTTTGGTTTACGTGCTCTCGTTTCTGATGGTCAGCCGGGTTCGTTATCCGTCCTTGAAAGAATTCGACGGAATTCGAACGTACCCCTTCCGAACCACAGTGGTGGCCATGTTGATTTTTGTGGTTATCGCCTCCGAGCCGAAAATCATCGGGTTTTTATTCTTTCTGGCCTATTTGCTTTCAGGCCTCATCCTCTCCTTCCTCATCCTCCCTTATCGCAAAGTCCGCCTGCTAGGGGAGTCCCACCAAGAACTCCCGTAA
- a CDS encoding 2-isopropylmalate synthase yields the protein MSDSRVLFFDTTLRDGEQSPGATMSMPEKIRLARQLEILGVDIIEAGFPAASQGDFEAVQAISRAVAECQVAGLCRATPGDIDRAWEAIKDGANPRIHTFLATSALHMEYKLRKTPEQVLEMAEDAVRHATQYTANVEFSAEDASRSEWDFLATVVERVITAGARTINIPDTVGYAQPDEFAALIRYLLEKVPNSDKAVFSVHCHNDLGLGVANTLAALRAGARQAEVTLSGIGERAGNAALEEVVMALNVRKDVYNLTTTIKTEQLFPSCRLLSLIIGRPIPANKAVVGSNAFAHESGIHQDGMLKHRSTYEIMTPESIGRSGTEMVMGKHSGRHALKKRLEELGYRLEEDQVDLVFQALKRLADKKEQIATEDIEALVLEEIYRIPDKYKLLYLSVLSGNMAIPTAAMKLEVDGQEKQLADFGVGPIDAVFHTIAKLCCRDPKLLQFSVNAITGGTDAQGEVTVRIEEQGASAVGRGADPDIIVASAKAYLNALNRIAKKMEDKICPKP from the coding sequence ATGAGCGATTCACGAGTACTTTTTTTCGATACCACGTTGCGTGACGGGGAGCAGTCGCCTGGTGCGACCATGAGCATGCCGGAAAAGATCCGGTTGGCCCGGCAACTGGAGATTCTGGGCGTGGACATTATCGAGGCCGGTTTCCCGGCTGCCAGCCAGGGGGATTTCGAGGCGGTCCAGGCCATCAGCCGCGCGGTCGCTGAATGTCAGGTGGCCGGGCTGTGCCGGGCCACACCCGGAGACATCGACCGGGCCTGGGAGGCGATCAAGGACGGTGCCAATCCGCGCATTCATACCTTTCTGGCCACATCTGCGCTGCACATGGAGTACAAGCTGCGCAAGACACCGGAGCAGGTTTTGGAAATGGCCGAGGACGCGGTGCGTCACGCGACACAATACACTGCAAACGTGGAATTTTCCGCGGAGGATGCTTCCCGCTCGGAGTGGGATTTCCTGGCCACGGTAGTGGAGCGGGTCATTACCGCCGGGGCTCGGACCATCAACATCCCGGACACGGTGGGCTATGCCCAGCCTGATGAATTTGCAGCATTGATCCGTTATCTGTTGGAAAAGGTACCTAACAGCGATAAGGCTGTTTTCAGCGTGCATTGCCACAATGATCTGGGCCTTGGCGTGGCCAACACGTTGGCTGCGTTACGCGCCGGAGCAAGACAGGCCGAAGTGACCTTAAGCGGTATCGGCGAGCGGGCCGGGAACGCGGCCCTGGAAGAGGTGGTCATGGCTCTGAACGTGCGCAAGGACGTCTACAACCTGACCACGACCATCAAGACTGAGCAGCTCTTCCCTTCCTGCCGTCTGCTTTCCCTGATCATCGGTCGGCCCATTCCCGCGAACAAGGCCGTGGTCGGCTCCAATGCCTTTGCGCATGAATCCGGTATCCACCAGGACGGGATGCTCAAACATCGCTCCACCTACGAAATCATGACTCCGGAAAGCATTGGCCGCTCCGGCACGGAAATGGTCATGGGCAAACATTCCGGTCGCCACGCCTTGAAAAAGCGGTTGGAGGAGTTGGGCTACCGGCTGGAAGAGGACCAGGTTGATCTTGTCTTTCAGGCCTTGAAGCGTTTGGCGGACAAGAAGGAACAGATTGCAACCGAGGATATCGAAGCCCTGGTTTTGGAAGAAATCTATCGTATCCCGGACAAGTACAAGCTGCTTTATTTGAGCGTGCTTTCCGGAAACATGGCCATACCCACCGCGGCCATGAAGCTGGAGGTGGACGGCCAGGAGAAGCAACTGGCGGACTTCGGCGTGGGCCCCATCGACGCGGTTTTCCATACCATTGCCAAGCTCTGTTGCCGGGATCCCAAGCTGTTGCAGTTCTCGGTCAACGCCATTACCGGAGGGACGGACGCCCAGGGTGAGGTCACCGTGCGCATCGAGGAGCAGGGGGCTTCAGCCGTGGGCCGAGGCGCTGATCCGGACATCATCGTGGCCAGCGCAAAGGCCTATTTGAATGCGCTGAACCGTATCGCCAAAAAAATGGAGGACAAGATATGCCCCAAACCTTAG
- a CDS encoding 3-isopropylmalate dehydratase large subunit — protein sequence MPQTLAEKILQGRTSDPITGPGQIVRTRLSSVLANDITAPLAIKSFEAMGATKVFDPEKVFLVCDHFTPNKDIDSAQQVKVVRDFARKMGVVHFYDGGDSGVEHALLPELGLVGPGDVIVGADSHTCTYGGLGAFATGMGSTDVAAAMALGETWFKVPPTIRAIFTGVMPEHLEAKDLILLLIGKIGVAGATYKALEFDGPLISAMDVEGRMTMANMAIEAGGKAGLFAADDKTLAYAKAAGFADAAAIAPDPGAVYEQELTFNVSGLSPQIACPHLPDNVRPVEEVADVAVDQVVIGSCTNGRINDLRRAAELLKGRKAAKGLRLIILPATPKIYKQALSEGLLEIFMDAGAVVGPPTCGPCLGGHMGILASGEKVLATTNRNFKGRMGSLESEVYLAGAGVAAATAIAGRITHPRDI from the coding sequence ATGCCCCAAACCTTAGCAGAAAAAATTCTCCAGGGTCGCACCAGCGATCCGATCACCGGGCCGGGCCAGATCGTCCGGACCCGGTTGTCCTCGGTCCTGGCCAACGACATCACCGCGCCTTTGGCCATCAAGTCCTTCGAAGCCATGGGCGCGACCAAGGTTTTTGACCCTGAAAAGGTCTTCCTGGTCTGCGATCATTTCACCCCGAACAAGGACATCGACTCGGCCCAGCAGGTCAAGGTGGTTCGGGATTTCGCACGCAAGATGGGCGTGGTTCACTTTTACGACGGCGGCGATTCCGGGGTGGAGCATGCCTTGTTGCCGGAGCTGGGACTGGTGGGCCCGGGCGACGTGATCGTGGGTGCGGACAGCCATACCTGCACATACGGCGGCCTGGGCGCCTTTGCCACGGGCATGGGCAGCACGGATGTGGCCGCGGCCATGGCTCTGGGGGAAACATGGTTCAAGGTTCCGCCCACGATTCGGGCCATTTTCACCGGAGTCATGCCCGAACACCTGGAAGCCAAGGATTTGATCCTGCTGTTGATCGGCAAGATCGGCGTGGCCGGAGCCACCTACAAGGCCCTGGAATTCGACGGCCCGTTGATTTCGGCCATGGACGTGGAAGGCCGGATGACCATGGCCAACATGGCCATCGAGGCCGGGGGCAAGGCCGGGCTGTTTGCCGCGGACGACAAGACCCTGGCCTATGCCAAGGCTGCCGGGTTCGCCGATGCCGCGGCCATTGCCCCGGACCCGGGCGCGGTTTACGAGCAGGAACTGACCTTTAACGTCTCCGGCCTCTCGCCCCAGATCGCCTGCCCGCACCTGCCGGACAACGTCCGGCCCGTGGAAGAGGTGGCGGACGTGGCCGTGGATCAGGTGGTCATCGGCTCCTGCACCAACGGCCGGATCAACGATTTGCGCCGGGCTGCCGAACTGCTCAAGGGGCGCAAGGCTGCCAAGGGCCTGCGTCTGATCATTCTCCCGGCCACGCCAAAGATCTACAAACAGGCCCTGAGCGAGGGACTGCTGGAGATTTTCATGGATGCGGGTGCCGTTGTCGGCCCGCCCACCTGTGGCCCCTGTCTGGGCGGGCACATGGGCATCCTGGCTTCCGGGGAAAAGGTCCTGGCCACCACCAATCGCAACTTCAAAGGCCGGATGGGAAGCCTGGAAAGTGAAGTCTATCTGGCCGGCGCGGGCGTGGCCGCGGCCACGGCGATTGCCGGGCGGATTACCCATCCCAGGGATATTTGA
- a CDS encoding Uma2 family endonuclease, which yields MILPQTSPNEHFTYGLYRTWPEDERWELIDGQAHAMTPAPGPLHQEVVVGLLRVLDDFFRVRGCKVYVAPLDVRLPDSAGQADDDTPTVVQPDLLVVCDSRKVDALGVRGAPDLVAEVLSPSTAYRDETDKLLLYERHGVREYWIVNPRTGRVAVHALNTSGMYGKPTVYLNTETLRSVAFPELWVELSTVFGAIAY from the coding sequence ATGATCCTGCCCCAAACCTCGCCAAATGAGCACTTCACCTACGGCCTGTATCGAACCTGGCCGGAGGATGAGCGCTGGGAGTTGATTGACGGTCAGGCCCATGCCATGACTCCGGCCCCCGGTCCGCTGCATCAGGAGGTTGTCGTGGGTCTGCTCCGCGTCCTGGACGATTTTTTCCGCGTCCGGGGCTGCAAGGTTTACGTGGCCCCTTTGGATGTCCGCCTACCGGACTCGGCCGGACAGGCCGACGACGACACACCCACGGTGGTCCAGCCGGATCTGCTGGTGGTCTGCGATTCCCGGAAGGTGGACGCCCTGGGGGTGCGCGGGGCACCCGATCTGGTGGCGGAGGTGCTTTCCCCGTCCACGGCCTACAGGGACGAGACGGACAAGCTGCTGCTCTACGAGCGGCATGGGGTGCGGGAATACTGGATCGTCAACCCGCGAACCGGTCGGGTGGCCGTGCATGCCCTGAACACCTCCGGCATGTATGGCAAACCAACCGTTTACCTGAATACCGAAACGTTGCGCAGCGTGGCCTTTCCGGAGCTGTGGGTGGAGCTTTCCACCGTTTTCGGCGCAATTGCATACTAA
- a CDS encoding 3-isopropylmalate dehydratase small subunit: MSYTGAARKVGTNIDTDAIIPARFLVTTDPLELGKNCFEGLEPGWINRVHKGDILVAGPNFGCGSSREHAPIAILGAGIPVVLAHSFARIFYRNGFNMGLTLLEIGDAADTINEGDQLEVDPESGLICNLTQDTDIPCTPVPPFMQEILAQGGLVGYVRRQMAEAR, translated from the coding sequence ATGAGTTATACAGGAGCGGCCCGCAAGGTCGGAACCAATATCGACACGGACGCCATCATCCCGGCCCGGTTTCTGGTCACCACCGACCCTCTAGAGCTGGGCAAGAACTGTTTTGAGGGGTTGGAGCCAGGCTGGATCAATCGGGTGCATAAGGGTGACATCCTGGTGGCCGGTCCGAATTTCGGCTGCGGCTCGTCCCGGGAACACGCGCCCATCGCCATTCTCGGCGCGGGCATTCCCGTGGTTTTGGCCCACAGTTTCGCCCGGATTTTTTATCGAAACGGCTTTAACATGGGCCTGACTCTGCTGGAGATCGGCGACGCCGCGGATACCATCAATGAAGGCGACCAACTGGAGGTGGATCCGGAGAGCGGCCTGATATGCAACCTGACCCAAGATACGGACATCCCCTGCACCCCGGTCCCGCCGTTCATGCAGGAAATTCTGGCCCAGGGCGGTCTGGTGGGATACGTGCGCA